From a single Brassica oleracea var. oleracea cultivar TO1000 chromosome C5, BOL, whole genome shotgun sequence genomic region:
- the LOC106293499 gene encoding fasciclin-like arabinogalactan protein 14, translating to MSSSYSSLTLFFSFASTFLYTSSNSFNITNILNQNNEFSTFNNLLTQTNLASAINSRQTITVLALSNDAVSHFSDQSAEDNKKVLSLLIILDYYDIKKLRSLNKKSVILTTLFQASGQAKGEQGFVNATVMNNGDVMFGSAVPGSILDSKLIDSVATHPYNISVLHISSYIRFMNPDGSFDVGSSSKPLPPQPPNDDDYEFDEPPSPPSSTTKPVVADATAATAKPPSAATAKPPSAAKANSTSGVSAINAPNFASAFVVSSFWLFMTVW from the coding sequence ATGTCTTCTTCTTATTCTTCACTTACACTCTTCTTCTCCTTCGCTTCCACATTCCTCTACACTTCATCAAACTCATTCAACATCACAAACATCTTAAACCAGAACAATGAGTTCTCCACTTTCAACAACCTTCTCACCCAAACCAACCTCGCCTCCGCCATCAACTCCCGTCAAACCATAACCGTCCTCGCCCTTTCCAACGACGCAGTGTCCCACTTCTCCGACCAATCAGCCGAAGACAACAAGAAAGTCCTCAGCCTCCTCATCATTTTAGATTACTACGACATCAAGAAACTCAGAAGCCTGAACAAAAAATCAGTAATACTCACCACTCTCTTCCAAGCAAGCGGCCAAGCCAAAGGCGAACAAGGGTTCGTAAACGCAACCGTTATGAACAACGGTGACGTTATGTTTGGATCTGCGGTTCCTGGATCTATCCTTGACTCTAAGCTTATAGACTCTGTTGCCACACACCCATATAACATCTCGGTGCTTCATATTAGTAGCTACATACGTTTCATGAATCCTGATGGTTCATTTGATGTTGGTTCATCATCTAAACCACTTCCTCCACAACCTCCTAATGATGATGATTATGAATTTGACGAGCCACCATCCCCACCTTCCTCTACTACTAAGCCCGTTGTTGCTGATGCTACTGCCGCTACTGCTAAGCCACCTTCTGCTGCTACCGCTAAGCCACCTTCTGCTGCAAAAGCCAACTCAACAAGTGGAGTTTCAGCGATTAATGCTCCTAACTTTGCGTCTGCGTTCGTGGTCTCATCATTTTGGTTGTTCATGACGGTCTGGTGA